One Cervus canadensis isolate Bull #8, Minnesota chromosome 1, ASM1932006v1, whole genome shotgun sequence genomic window carries:
- the SDF2 gene encoding stromal cell-derived factor 2 isoform X1 has product MAMVSLLLFGGLWSAVGSSNLAVVTCGSVVKLLNTRHNVRLHSHDVRYGSGSGQQSVTGVTSVDDSNSYWRIRGKTATVCERGTPIRCGQPIRLTHVNTGRNLHSHHFTSPLSGNQEVSAFGEEGEGDYLDDWTVLCNGPYWVRDGEVRFKHSSTEVLLSVTGEQYGRPISGQKEVHGMAQPSQNNYWKAMEGIFMKPSELLKAEGHHTEL; this is encoded by the exons ATGGCTATGGTGTCGCTTCTGTTGTTCGGGGGCTTGTGGAGTGCTGTGGGATCGTCCAATCTGGCTGTCGTTACGTGCGGTTCTGTGGTGAAGCTGCTCAATACGCGCCACAACGTGCGGCTGCACTCACACGACGTGCGCTACGGGTCAG gtAGTGGACAGCAGTCGGTGACAGGTGTAACCTCTGTGGATGACAGCAACAGTTACTGGAGAATACGAGGGAAGACGGCCACAGTGTGTGAGAGGGGAACTCCCATCAGATGTGGTCAGCCTATCCGGCTGACACATGTCAACACTGGCCGAAACCTCCATAGTCACCACTTCACCTCACCTCTTTCTGGAAACCAG GAAGTGAGTGCTTTTGGTGAGGAAGGTGAAGGCGATTATCTGGATGACTGGACAGTGCTCTGTAATGGGCCCTACTGGGTGAGGGATGGTGAGGTGCGGTTCAAGCATTCTTCCACCGAGGTTCTGCTGTCTGTCACAGGAGAACAATATGGTCGACCCATCAGTGGGCAAAAGGAGGTGCATGGCATGGCCCAGCCAAGCCAGAACAACTACTGGAAAGCCATGGAAGGCATTTTCATGAAGCCCAGCGAGTTGTTGAAGGCAGAAGGCCACCACACAGAGCTATGA
- the SDF2 gene encoding stromal cell-derived factor 2 isoform X2 produces the protein MTVTGFDPNLSRFKACFQLLQAGSTQCRRDRHIESYSSGQQSVTGVTSVDDSNSYWRIRGKTATVCERGTPIRCGQPIRLTHVNTGRNLHSHHFTSPLSGNQEVSAFGEEGEGDYLDDWTVLCNGPYWVRDGEVRFKHSSTEVLLSVTGEQYGRPISGQKEVHGMAQPSQNNYWKAMEGIFMKPSELLKAEGHHTEL, from the exons ATGACAGTGACGGGGTTCGATCCAAATCTGTCCAGGTTCAAAGCCTGCTTTCAGCTACTGCAGGCTGGCAGTACTCAGTGCAGGAGGGACAGACATATAGAAAGTTACA gtAGTGGACAGCAGTCGGTGACAGGTGTAACCTCTGTGGATGACAGCAACAGTTACTGGAGAATACGAGGGAAGACGGCCACAGTGTGTGAGAGGGGAACTCCCATCAGATGTGGTCAGCCTATCCGGCTGACACATGTCAACACTGGCCGAAACCTCCATAGTCACCACTTCACCTCACCTCTTTCTGGAAACCAG GAAGTGAGTGCTTTTGGTGAGGAAGGTGAAGGCGATTATCTGGATGACTGGACAGTGCTCTGTAATGGGCCCTACTGGGTGAGGGATGGTGAGGTGCGGTTCAAGCATTCTTCCACCGAGGTTCTGCTGTCTGTCACAGGAGAACAATATGGTCGACCCATCAGTGGGCAAAAGGAGGTGCATGGCATGGCCCAGCCAAGCCAGAACAACTACTGGAAAGCCATGGAAGGCATTTTCATGAAGCCCAGCGAGTTGTTGAAGGCAGAAGGCCACCACACAGAGCTATGA